A window of Penaeus monodon isolate SGIC_2016 chromosome 40, NSTDA_Pmon_1, whole genome shotgun sequence contains these coding sequences:
- the LOC119597753 gene encoding uncharacterized protein LOC119597753, which yields MLKTKRAAPNEHHEDEVPLLQVRSRMWDAVISDDLNLAKYLLENGVDPRAKERGQTTTALMEAHILGRTEIVRLFLSNSGEKLTPPSNTLVKGCKEVSLVLAILFFADIYFLYFLMRKDKTHTTGNICTLYGK from the exons ATGCTGAAG acaaaacgTGCGGCCCCTAATGAACATCATGAAGATGAAGTTCCATTGCTTCAG GTACGATCACGAATGTGGGATGCCGTCATTTCCGATGATTTGAACCTTGccaagtatctgctggagaatgGCGTCGACCCCAGAGCCAAGGAAAGAGGGCAGACAACCACCGCACTGATGGAGGCGCACATCCTGGGCAGGACGGAAATCGTAAGGCTTTTCCTCTCCAACTCTGGAGAAAAACTGACTCCTCCTTCGAATACGCTCGTGAAAGGATGCAAAGAGGTTAGCTTAGTTTTAGCAATACTATTTTTTGcagatatttactttttatattttttaatgcggAAGGATAAAACACATACAACTGGTAACATCTGTACATTATACGGCAAATAA